A portion of the Homalodisca vitripennis isolate AUS2020 chromosome 2, UT_GWSS_2.1, whole genome shotgun sequence genome contains these proteins:
- the LOC124355943 gene encoding uncharacterized protein LOC124355943 encodes MESQVLKITKKANATLGFIIRVSRDGFSPWALRKLYVHLMRPLLEYCSPVWSPYSSGLISLIESVQVRFLRLIGLRPGYAYWEVPIEELRQQLLLPTLRSRRLVADIVFLRGVLTAEIDSTELLSRVILRCSRPVTLEGLVREVASLDAVRLQQYTAKITPFGEQSPTWFGCF; translated from the coding sequence ATGGAAAGTCAAGTTTTAAAGATAACCAAAAAAGCCAATGCTACTCTTGGTTTCATAATTCGAGTCTCTAGAGATGGGTTTTCTCCTTGGGCTTTGAGGAAATTGTATGTGCACCTGATGCGGCCATTGTTGGAATATTGTTCTCCCGTGTGGTCCCCTTACTCCTCTGGACTCATCAGCCTTATTGAAAGTGTACAAGTACGTTTCTTGCGTCTTATTGGACTGCGTCCAGGCTATGCGTATTGGGAAGTGCCCATCGAGGAACTCCGACAGCAGCTTCTTCTTCCTACCTTGAGGTCCAGACGGCTGGTTGCTGACATCGTCTTCCTTCGTGGAGTTCTTACTGCGGAGATCGATTCAACAGAGTTATTGAGTAGAGTCATCCTTCGTTGTTCTCGCCCCGTCACGCTCGAGGGACTTGTTCGAGAGGTGGCATCGCTCGACGCAGTACGCCTTCAACAGTACACTGCCAAGATTACACCGTTTGGGGAACAGTCTCCCACGTGGTTTGGATGTTTTTAG